The following are from one region of the Cystobacter ferrugineus genome:
- a CDS encoding DUF2243 domain-containing protein: MLSSRSIGWGAFNVVEGLIDHQLLGIHHVHPGEGQLAWDMGFLLFGALLIVGGGALVRAGREDTLPRGVVPPGL; the protein is encoded by the coding sequence CTGCTCTCCTCTCGTTCCATTGGCTGGGGCGCGTTCAACGTGGTGGAGGGGCTCATCGACCATCAGTTGCTCGGCATCCACCACGTCCACCCCGGAGAGGGGCAGTTGGCCTGGGACATGGGCTTCTTGCTCTTCGGGGCCCTGCTCATCGTGGGAGGTGGCGCGCTCGTGCGCGCGGGCCGCGAGGACACCCTGCCGCGAGGTGTCGTTCCGCCCGGGCTTTGA